The genomic stretch GCACAAGGAGTGAGTCCATAGATAAAGGTTTTCATTATCCAACACTTTTCTGTGtaaattactttttcctttcttgattCAATTACTCCTCACGATTTATCCTTATTGCAAGTTGATAGATAAAAACAACCCTAGTGATATGTTTTCAGTCTAGTGCTATATAATTCACTATTTGGAGACCATTCATCTTTTCCCagtggaaaaataatttcaaaatgataatgaaaagaGATAATATATTTGCTATTTAATGTTATTACTATGCAAGAAAAAGAGATGACATGTATCttgaaaacagtgaaaaaaatatatatcaatggaaataaattatataaataggaCTCAAATTTATTTAAGATACTAggtaaaaaagataataaaaatatggtAAGAAGATTGTCATTAAAATTAAACACTCAACATCACTGTCCTgtaacacatgcacacagacagtTCTAATTAAAACTGTCTCATACTCAGAGTTTTTCTCAGAGCAAGTTTAACATCTTTGTTCCTCAAGCTGTAGATTAATGGGTTCATCATAGGAACCATATTGGTGTAAAATACAGAAGAGATTTTCCCCTCATCCATAGACACAGCAGAAGGTGGTTTGAGATACATGAATGCCCCTGATccaaagaagagagaaacagCAATGATGTGTGAACTGCAGGTGCTGAAGGCTTTGGACCTGCCCTCTGTGGAGCTGATGTGGAGGATGTTGGTGAGGATGAGACCATAAGAGACAAAGATGGTGAGACTGGGCACAATGATATTAATGCCCACTACAATAAACACTTCCAGCTCACTGACGTAGGTACTTGTGCAGGAAAGTTCAAGCAGAGGGAGGATATCACAGAAATAATGGTTGATGGTGTTTGCATCACAGAAGGTCAGCCTCAGCATGCATCCAGAGTGAGCCATGGCACCAGAAAATGCCATCAAGTAGGAACCAAGCATAAGGCTGGAACACACTCTAAAGTGTGGGACATAGCAACATTATACAAGAGTGGcttacagatggccacatagcggtcataggccattgaTGTCAGCACATAGATttcagaaatgataaaaaaactgaaaaagtagaGCTGGGTCATGCACCCCATGTAAGAAATAATATTCTTCTTTGATATGAAGTTAATCAGCATTTTGGGTGTAAATACAGAAGAATAACAGAGGTCTATGAGAGacaagttaaaaaggaaaaagtacatgggggtgtgtaGGTGTGAATTCAGTGAAATTAGTGTTATCAATCCCAAATTTCCCAGCACAGTGACCATGTACATTCCTAGGAACAGGAAGAGTAGAGGGAGTTGGAGATCTGGCTGGTTGGTTAATCCCAACAGAATGAATTCGGTCACAAAAGAGCCATTTCCAGAAGCCATTCTTCTCTAAGGTGATCTgtgagcagagaagaaaaaggttACATAGAGAACAATGATTCAATTTTCACACAGTATCTCCTCTCACAAGTGTGGTGTTTGGGCTGGGGATATCTGAGAGTAACCCAGCCTAGACTTATGGAATTGTCTTACCTACTCTCTCATGGAACTGTGTTATCATTATCATGAAACGAAGTGACAgggaattttgcttttttgggtcTTTATAAACTAAGTAGGAAAGGATATCAAAACTTAGCCTACAGAAGAAAGAAACCACTGCCCTGTGCAGACTTGACTGCTTGGGGAAAGAAACAAACAGTGGATAAAGGAGAGGTTTGGAGAAGGATTGACTCATTCTTTCCACATCTCAACATTTCTCCTTTCACTTGGAGTCTCCCCTCACCAGTAAGACTATAGACAGAGACTCTAGTGATTGAGTGCTGCTCTTTAAAGCAGATTAGATTGGTGGggagagaacaaagaaaattgCTTCTTAACTAAAACTAAATGGTCAGAgtctgctgttaagtcacttcagttg from Budorcas taxicolor isolate Tak-1 chromosome 25, Takin1.1, whole genome shotgun sequence encodes the following:
- the LOC128069063 gene encoding LOW QUALITY PROTEIN: olfactory receptor 145-like (The sequence of the model RefSeq protein was modified relative to this genomic sequence to represent the inferred CDS: deleted 2 bases in 1 codon); amino-acid sequence: MSIERMASGNGSFVTEFILLGLTNQPDLQLPLLFLFLGMYMVTVLGNLGLITLISLNSHLHTPMYFFLFNLSLIDLCYSSVFTPKMLINFISKKNIISYMGCMTQLYFFSFFIISEIYVLTSMAYDRYVAICKPLLYNVAMSHTRVCSSLMLGSYLMAFSGAMAHSGCMLRLTFCDANTINHYFCDILPLLELSCTSTYVSELEVFIVVGINIIVPSLTIFVSYGLILTNILHISSTEGRSKAFSTCSSHIIAVSLFFGSGAFMYLKPPSAVSMDEGKISSVFYTNMVPMMNPLIYSLRNKDVKLALRKTLSMRQF